Proteins encoded by one window of Candidatus Binatia bacterium:
- a CDS encoding ATP-binding protein: MALRAESEASQRQFDRRTWGILGLAILVILAFTATIPSLYMGLVRSGFLGDRLPPGGGWVLLVGLIGLTALFCLYMVHQQLSINRLRERMVRDQMELEQSRGRLAELTSLFQLGNSLHMELPLETILEITVRRVASTLHSHDVTLFLYEPDTKALSAKAAFGLTPHEPEPDVALGEGAVGWAARHREPILMSARERDARFAEFFAAHPDVGSALFLPIALESKTFAVLQVCRAVRAEAFRLEHRDIGQLFAENVASVLDRAIVMDRLRRATSAVAAAALPGPDGHGGAFHDSFLGAAAAELKSPLTAIVAYSEVLDQNDRKMTPSMRAEFTGRLRSEAQRMMALVDDVLDLVRLDLGRYVLELRVTNVNDVARGAIEAVRAQADAKQIELELSVDRRVPNQHLDPAKVRQSIANVLRNGIRFSPMKSRIRVATWLRDDGVVVEIKDSGPPVAPESATSVFELESAVNEECKRCKDGLGFGLHLAKRFVELHGGSVSAGTDAASGGAAFWLTLPAGEDLSNVVGGDPFAGELAKS, from the coding sequence GTGGCACTACGAGCCGAATCGGAAGCGTCGCAGCGCCAGTTCGACCGGAGGACCTGGGGCATCCTGGGCCTTGCGATCCTCGTCATCCTGGCGTTCACCGCGACCATTCCCTCGCTCTACATGGGTCTCGTTCGCTCCGGGTTCCTCGGCGACAGGCTGCCGCCCGGGGGCGGGTGGGTGCTCCTCGTCGGACTCATCGGGCTGACCGCGCTCTTCTGCCTCTACATGGTGCACCAGCAGCTCTCGATCAACCGGCTCCGGGAGCGGATGGTGCGCGACCAGATGGAGCTGGAGCAGTCGCGGGGCCGCCTGGCCGAGCTGACGTCGCTCTTCCAGCTGGGCAACAGCCTCCACATGGAGCTGCCGCTCGAAACCATCCTCGAGATCACCGTGCGACGCGTCGCCTCCACGCTCCACTCCCACGACGTGACGCTCTTCCTCTACGAGCCCGATACGAAAGCGCTCTCGGCCAAGGCCGCGTTCGGCCTGACCCCGCACGAGCCGGAGCCGGACGTGGCGCTGGGAGAGGGCGCCGTCGGGTGGGCGGCGCGCCACCGCGAGCCGATCTTGATGTCGGCCCGCGAGCGGGACGCGCGCTTCGCCGAGTTCTTCGCCGCGCACCCCGACGTGGGCTCGGCGCTCTTCCTGCCGATCGCGCTGGAGTCGAAGACGTTCGCGGTGCTCCAGGTCTGTCGCGCCGTCCGGGCGGAGGCCTTCCGCCTGGAGCACCGGGACATCGGCCAGCTCTTCGCGGAGAACGTGGCGTCGGTGCTCGACCGCGCGATCGTGATGGACCGGCTTCGCCGCGCGACCTCCGCGGTGGCGGCGGCCGCCCTGCCGGGTCCGGACGGTCATGGCGGAGCGTTCCACGACAGCTTCCTCGGCGCCGCGGCGGCCGAGCTCAAGTCCCCGCTCACGGCGATCGTGGCCTACTCCGAAGTGCTGGACCAGAACGACCGGAAGATGACCCCCTCGATGCGGGCGGAGTTCACCGGCCGCCTCCGGAGCGAGGCGCAGCGGATGATGGCGCTGGTGGACGACGTGCTCGACCTGGTGCGGCTGGATCTGGGCCGCTACGTCCTGGAGCTGCGCGTGACCAACGTGAACGACGTGGCGCGTGGAGCGATCGAGGCGGTCCGGGCTCAGGCCGACGCGAAGCAGATCGAGCTGGAGCTCTCCGTGGACCGGAGGGTCCCGAATCAGCATCTCGACCCCGCCAAGGTGCGGCAGTCGATCGCGAACGTGCTCCGGAACGGCATCCGATTCTCCCCGATGAAGAGCCGGATCCGCGTCGCGACCTGGCTGCGCGACGACGGCGTCGTCGTCGAGATCAAGGACTCCGGGCCCCCGGTCGCGCCGGAATCGGCCACGTCGGTCTTCGAGCTGGAGAGCGCGGTGAACGAGGAGTGCAAGCGCTGCAAGGACGGCCTCGGCTTCGGGCTCCACCTGGCCAAGCGGTTCGTGGAGCTGCATGGCGGAAGCGTGAGCGCGGGAACGGACGCCGCGAGTGGGGGCGCGGCGTTCTGGCTGACCCTGCCGGCCGGCGAGGACCTCTCCAACGTCGTGGGCGGCGACCCCTTCGCCGGAGAGCTGGCGAAGAGCTAG
- a CDS encoding site-2 protease family protein, whose product MRWSWQIARIAGIPIRIHATFLLLIGWIVFGVLAEGQGVAPAIEAALLLLAVFACIVLHEFGHALTARRYGIRTRDITLLPIGGVARLERIPERPLHEFLVAIAGPAVTLGLAGLLFGVLAAAWPAEARRIAAFLNPVWNVLSGNPPLEGPGGFVAELFLVNVMILFFNLIPAFPMDGGRVLRAVLATRLDYVRATQIAASVGQILAVLLAVIGINQHNLLLPLVALFVFLAAGQESSMAQMRTAFAGVPVSRAMIRDFRTLRADEPLTRAVELLLSGDQQDFPVLGAFDGSPPVGILTRRDLMAALAHGPRDRAVGDVARRDCGTAHPREYLEDVFQRIDRSGCPALLVMEGGRVVGMVTLENVGELAMVHAALGRNARARSAGDRGRAGGMGTGPA is encoded by the coding sequence GTGCGCTGGTCCTGGCAGATCGCGAGGATCGCGGGGATCCCCATCCGGATCCACGCGACGTTCCTCCTGCTGATCGGGTGGATCGTTTTCGGCGTCCTGGCCGAAGGACAGGGGGTCGCGCCGGCGATCGAGGCCGCGCTGCTCCTCCTGGCCGTCTTCGCCTGCATCGTGCTGCACGAATTCGGGCACGCGCTGACCGCCCGCCGCTACGGGATCCGCACCCGCGACATCACGCTGCTTCCGATCGGAGGCGTCGCGCGGCTCGAGCGGATTCCCGAGCGACCCCTCCACGAATTCCTCGTGGCGATCGCGGGGCCGGCGGTGACGCTGGGCCTGGCGGGTCTTCTCTTCGGCGTGCTGGCCGCGGCCTGGCCCGCGGAAGCGCGCCGCATCGCGGCGTTCCTCAACCCGGTCTGGAACGTGCTCTCCGGAAATCCTCCCCTCGAGGGCCCGGGCGGCTTCGTGGCCGAGCTGTTCCTCGTCAATGTCATGATCCTGTTCTTCAACCTGATTCCGGCGTTCCCGATGGACGGCGGCCGCGTGCTCCGGGCCGTGCTCGCCACGCGGCTCGACTACGTGCGCGCCACCCAGATCGCGGCATCCGTGGGGCAGATCCTCGCCGTCCTGCTCGCGGTGATCGGCATCAACCAGCACAACCTGCTCCTGCCTCTGGTGGCGCTGTTCGTCTTCCTGGCGGCCGGGCAGGAGTCGTCGATGGCCCAGATGCGTACGGCGTTCGCCGGCGTCCCGGTCTCGCGCGCGATGATCCGCGACTTCCGCACCCTCCGCGCCGACGAGCCGCTCACGCGCGCCGTGGAGCTGCTCCTGTCGGGCGACCAGCAGGATTTCCCGGTGCTCGGAGCCTTCGACGGGTCGCCCCCCGTCGGCATCCTGACCCGCCGCGACCTGATGGCGGCTCTGGCCCACGGTCCGCGCGACCGCGCCGTGGGGGACGTGGCGCGGCGGGACTGCGGCACCGCGCATCCGCGCGAGTACCTCGAGGACGTCTTCCAGCGGATCGATCGGAGCGGCTGCCCCGCGCTGCTCGTGATGGAGGGAGGGCGCGTCGTGGGGATGGTGACCCTGGAGAACGTGGGGGAGCTTGCGATGGTGCACGCCGCGCTCGGGAGGAACGCGCGGGCGCGAAGCGCCGGCGATCGCGGCCGGGCCGGCGGGATGGGAACGGGCCCCGCCTAG